Proteins from a single region of bacterium:
- the sigH gene encoding RNA polymerase sporulation sigma factor SigH: MAPTGLLESRWSSRFSRLDDEQVVEYARRGDPQATEYLLKKYRGFVEGKARSYFLTGAEHEDVVQEGMIGLFKAIRDFQADKRVRFRSFVELCVTRQIITAVKSATRFKHGVLNDCVSLDAHQIGDESGCLLDVVVDAGAGDPERVLMQRQTIRLVRTHAARSLSDLERGVLQGYMGGRSYQQMACKLRRPPKVIDNALQRAKRKVGRALMELS; encoded by the coding sequence ATGGCTCCCACGGGGCTCTTGGAATCAAGATGGTCGTCGCGGTTTTCGAGACTGGACGACGAGCAGGTAGTTGAGTATGCACGCAGGGGGGACCCACAGGCGACTGAGTACCTGCTGAAGAAGTACAGAGGCTTTGTAGAGGGTAAAGCGCGGTCTTATTTCCTTACTGGAGCCGAGCATGAGGATGTGGTTCAGGAGGGGATGATCGGCCTCTTCAAGGCCATTCGCGACTTTCAGGCTGATAAGCGGGTACGTTTTCGGTCTTTTGTGGAGTTATGCGTAACCCGACAGATTATTACGGCTGTCAAGTCTGCGACTAGGTTCAAGCACGGTGTGCTGAATGATTGCGTTTCGCTGGATGCGCATCAAATTGGCGATGAGAGCGGATGTCTGCTTGATGTCGTAGTTGATGCGGGTGCTGGTGATCCTGAGCGTGTTTTGATGCAGCGGCAGACGATAAGGCTTGTGCGCACTCATGCGGCTCGGAGTCTAAGTGATCTGGAACGCGGCGTGTTGCAGGGATATATGGGTGGCAGGAGCTATCAGCAGATGGCTTGTAAGCTTCGCAGGCCGCCGAAGGTCATTGACAATGCGCTGCAGCGTGCGAAGAGAAAAGTCGGGCGCGCTCTGATGGAGCTAAGCTGA